Proteins encoded in a region of the Mixophyes fleayi isolate aMixFle1 chromosome 5, aMixFle1.hap1, whole genome shotgun sequence genome:
- the TTR gene encoding transthyretin gives MAYVNVLALMVAILVLPDVIQQFNFLKAHGTHGEADSTCPLMLKVLDAVRGIPAAKLHASLYKLKVDKSWELLNSGVTSHDGEIHGLTTEEQFDEGIYKLEFATKHFWRKFGLSPFHEYVDVVFTANDAGHRHYTIAVLLTPYSFSTTAVVSDLKQEVDL, from the exons ATGGCTTATGTTAATGTTCTAGCTCTAATGGTTGCAATTTTAGTTTTGCCTGATGTCATCCAACAG tttaattttctaaagGCACATGGCACACATGGGGAAGCAGATTCTACGTGCCCTCTGATGTTAAAAGTATTAGATGCTGTAAGAGGAATTCCAGCAGCTAAACTACATGCCAGTTTATATAAGCTAAAAGTGGACAAAAGCTGGGAACTGCTTAATTCAGG gGTAACATCTCATGATGGAGAAATCCATGGCCTCACCACTGAAGAACAATTTGATGAAGGAATATATAAGCTGGAATTTGCAACCAAACATTTTTGGAGAAAGTTTGGTCTTTCACCTTTCCATGAATATGTTGAT GTGGTGTTTACTGCTAATGATGCCGGTCACCGTCACTACACAATTGCTGTGCTCCTCACTCCGTATTCCTTCTCCACAACTGCTGTGGTCAGTGACTTAAAACAGGAGGTTGACTTATAA